The Nocardioides panzhihuensis genome has a segment encoding these proteins:
- a CDS encoding GNAT family N-acetyltransferase: MTVEEGEAPASCTVRRAHAEEWQSIRELRLEALRDPIAHLAYLERLEDALQRPDSYWREQAQTAAAGTSVGKFVAVGEHAEFVGTVTALVTAPGEPDYIGETSAHVRAAIVGVYVRPDQRGGGVLQALLSETEAWLQDIGVQQVRLHVNEDNVRAQGAYRKCGYVDTGTRVEMVDGVNHEMVRELRATQSERGLDEQTTA, translated from the coding sequence ATGACCGTCGAGGAGGGTGAAGCGCCGGCTTCCTGCACCGTGCGCCGGGCGCATGCCGAGGAGTGGCAGAGCATCCGGGAGCTGCGTCTCGAAGCGCTGCGTGACCCGATCGCCCACCTCGCCTATCTCGAGCGACTCGAGGACGCCCTCCAGCGGCCGGACAGCTACTGGCGGGAGCAGGCGCAGACGGCCGCCGCCGGCACGTCCGTGGGGAAGTTCGTCGCGGTCGGCGAGCACGCCGAGTTCGTGGGGACGGTGACGGCACTCGTGACGGCGCCGGGCGAGCCCGACTACATCGGTGAGACGAGTGCACACGTGCGTGCCGCCATCGTGGGCGTCTACGTGCGACCGGACCAGCGCGGCGGCGGTGTCCTGCAGGCGCTTCTGTCGGAGACGGAGGCGTGGCTGCAGGACATCGGTGTCCAGCAGGTGCGCCTCCACGTCAACGAGGACAACGTCCGCGCGCAGGGCGCGTATCGCAAGTGCGGTTACGTCGACACCGGCACGCGGGTCGAGATGGTCGACGGGGTGAATCACGAGATGGTCCGCGAACTTCGAGCTACGCAGAGCGAACGCGGTCTCGACGAACAGACCACGGCCTGA
- a CDS encoding RCC1 domain-containing protein, translating into MGHLIAAGPRHSLGLCADGTVLATGSGTAGECRTADWTEVVEVAAGNVHTASNTGRSHSVGLRTDGTVVATGWNNEGQCEVTSWREVTAVAAGWRRTLGLRADGTVLAAGRRTEGAGEVDSWREIVALACGDWHSVGLRADGTATAVGNDRRGQCNVGAWGDLVAVAAGYLHTIGLTSSGRVLTAGDRSAGAGGVETWRDVAGVAAGSYHTVAVTADGRALAVGGNDAGQCDVADWREIVAVAAGSRHTLGLRADGTVLAAGSNEHGQCDVAGWPPIW; encoded by the coding sequence ATGGGGCACCTGATCGCGGCCGGGCCGCGCCACTCGCTGGGGTTGTGCGCGGACGGGACGGTCCTCGCCACCGGTTCGGGAACGGCGGGGGAGTGCCGCACCGCTGACTGGACCGAGGTCGTCGAGGTAGCGGCGGGCAACGTGCACACCGCCTCGAACACGGGGCGGTCCCACAGCGTCGGTCTCCGAACCGACGGCACCGTGGTGGCGACGGGCTGGAACAACGAGGGTCAGTGCGAGGTGACCTCCTGGCGCGAGGTGACCGCTGTCGCCGCCGGTTGGCGCCGCACGCTGGGACTGCGGGCCGACGGCACCGTGCTCGCCGCGGGCAGGCGCACCGAAGGCGCCGGCGAGGTGGACTCGTGGCGCGAGATCGTCGCGCTGGCCTGCGGTGACTGGCACTCGGTCGGCCTCAGGGCTGACGGAACTGCGACGGCGGTGGGTAACGATCGCCGCGGGCAGTGCAACGTCGGTGCATGGGGCGACCTAGTCGCCGTGGCGGCGGGCTACCTTCACACAATCGGCCTGACCAGCTCCGGGCGCGTGCTCACGGCCGGCGATCGCAGCGCCGGGGCGGGTGGTGTCGAGACCTGGCGCGATGTCGCGGGAGTGGCCGCTGGCAGCTACCACACCGTCGCCGTCACCGCCGACGGCCGAGCATTGGCCGTCGGCGGCAACGACGCCGGCCAGTGCGATGTCGCCGACTGGCGCGAGATCGTCGCGGTGGCCGCAGGGTCCCGGCACACGCTCGGACTGCGGGCAGACGGGACCGTCCTCGCAGCCGGGAGCAACGAGCACGGTCAGTGCGACGTCGCTGGGTGGCCGCCGATCTGGTGA